The Lolium perenne isolate Kyuss_39 chromosome 6, Kyuss_2.0, whole genome shotgun sequence genome segment tcctcctctttttcatctgaTGAGCTTTCTGGTtcagcaatttcttcttccacaggttcctgcaaattgtgagtgcattcttatgcatgaatgagtctctctttataatcaatgatataagaatTATTGCTGTAAtgttctatgcaataatcaaggatagaagagacataatctttaagatcattacaagcaacacaggtttcataatttttagacatgaaggattctatttcagaagctcccataaataaaacaaattgttctacttcttcaaatccaagatgaatatagttattccaatgatagttcgcaattaaaacttctttactaaagccacattagaatttaagatgtttagtatcctgttgagagcaacaatttatatcatggcgtttaagcaaaatttcaGCAATTATATTTAACTTTTTTAACACGCCTCTCATGACTTTCCCCTTATATGATTCTCTATACTCTATAAATAATTCCATAGAGGTTCTAGcatgttcttccataacaacagttttttagattttcggttttttaatttttttatggatttttaggtatataataaaaataaaacaagacaaaaataaactagacaaaagtaaactagacaagacaaaataaaataaaaacagagagagaggtagagtgtactccccaggtgaacttatgagtagagctatgctccccggcaacggcgtcagaaaatagtcttgatgacccagaagtataggggatcgcaacaatcttcgggggaagtaaaacccaatttattgattcgacacaaggggagccaaagaatacttagaagccttaacaactgagttgtcaattcagctgcacctggaaaagcactggtaataggggtgatgtgaaagcagcagtaatatgagagcaatagtaacaagaatacaaacAGCGAATAAGAATAcgtaggcgatggcaccagaaaatagttgatactacttccaatgacatataggaccgagtgagtatttgatgatgacagatggaccggggttcctagctatctacactagtggtaaatctccaataacaagtgttgggtgaacaaattacagttgggcaattgataggattgaaatagcattaagacagaacatccattctattaattatacgtaggcatgttttccatatatagtcatacgtgctcgcaatgagaaacttgcataatatcttttgtcctaccagcccgtttccagtggggcctcaagggaatctactggtaattaaggtactccttttaatagagcaccggagcaaagcattagcacttagtgaaaacatgtgatcctcatatctaaaccttcccctccggttatcccagttattgtcactctggggcctcgggttccggacagagacatgtgcaaacaacttgtagatacaatctaagcaataattatagagctcaaatctaagatcatgccactcgtgcactagtgacaagcattaaacacaacaaggttgcagcaacaataacttcacaaacttatatagatagactaatcataatgtaacaattcatcggatcccaacaaacacaacacctattacatcagatggatctcaatcatgtaaggcagctcatgagatcattgtattgaagtatatggaagagagagtaccaactagctactgctagaacccgtagtccatgggggaactactcacggagcatgatggaggcggtggcatcgatggagaaggctccgggggtctatccccgtcccggcagggtgccggaacaggaccttctgacccccgaaactaggtttcgatggcggcggcgctccgggagttcttctggaatatgatcgatctctttagggttttcgcgacggaaggaatatataggcgaaagggcggcgcgagggggtgcccgaggggcccaccccataggctggcgcggcaggaggtggggccgcgccgccaggtgaggtggccacctcgtggctcctcttcgtctctccttcggactccgtgacgGTGCTAGTAAAATAGGGACTTGGCCTTTTGTTTcgtgcaattccgagaatattcgcagaagtaattttctggaaccaaaaacagcagaaaacaggaactggcacttcggcatcttgttaataggttagtcccagaaaatgcataaaaatgatataaagtgtatataaaacatgtaggtattgtcataaaactagcatggaacataagaaattatcgatacgttggagacgtatcacccgccgcagccatattatcttgctgatggcatctaccctgattGGGCCGCAgtggtgaagactgtccgtaatccaaactacgagaagacgaggaggtttggcaagatgcaagaggcttgcaggaaagatgtggagcgtggatttggtgtgctccaagctcggtgggcaattgtccgtcacccggcaagaaacatggtcgctgaagaccatgcatgaggtgatgacatgctgcgtgatcatgcacaacatgatcgttgagaacgagcgtcctgatggccgcaaaGAGAACCACTGAGAattccaaggtgagctggttgcgccactTCCTGGAGCTTTATCTTGGGAGGAATATCTAcatatgaatgtagaagtcactgacgagAACGTCTTCAAACAACTGCAGATGGATCTGAGTGAGCggacattggctggccatgaagatcatgcctagaggaatactatcttattttcatgtagacttttcaaaatttgaatgcaataactatgacttcgttgaatTCTTTATTTTGTTGTTTGAAAACTTCATAATTGATGCAAACGCGGAAATGCGCcgggccgctggagccacccccaggcgcaaacggacgcgcggacaaaaacggtctgtCTCGCGTCTaccgcgcgacgcaaacggacggtaGCGGacaccgaaatgcgtcgcgccgctggagatgccctaaaagcATTACTTGTTGATGCATCATTTGGTAAACATGAAAAGGTGCTCATGCGAGGAAAGAGACAAACAGTTGGTGAAGATCTGAAGAAGATTTGAAGGATCAGGAAACGGCATGCATTCTAGAAACAGTTGGTGAAGATTTGAAGAAACAGGAAAGGCGGGCATTTGCGGAAGAAACAGTTGGCGAAGATAATATGGGGAGATGGTACACGCCTAGACCGAACCGAAAGGGGtgtttttgatctagaacaatcatcatttgagaaaaaaatAATCTTGAGCAGTCGTCGCTGTCAGCGTGCAGACAAGGCAAAGTGGACGGCAAGAAGTGTAGTTTTCTAGCTTAATGGACGGGGTGGGTGGATGATCTGTGCTCTCCTCCATCCTCTTGACCTGATGCGTTTACTTGCCCTTATGACGCAAGCTTTGCCTGATGTACATCTGATGCTATTTTCCATTCTCCCTGGCTCCACTGGCGCACTATTATGGACCATGGACCGTGACGCTTTGGGGCCACCTTCTGAATTCTGAAGCGGTTCAAGTAAAGTGGTGTAGCGTTTTAGGGCATGTGCAATTATCTGATATCGTTTCGATCGAACTGTTCTCGATACAAATCCTCTGGTTTAGAGAAAAAAAAAGTGGCACTGACATCGATCCCGTCTCTGGGGAAATCGAGAAGTTTTTTTAATTTAAAATTCTAAGAAAAGACACTAAAATTTAATATTAAATAAAATAGAAAGTAGAAACTCGGTACTTTGCCAAATTCCATGGTTTTCCTATTTTTTAGATTTTAAAAATTCCTGCAGTCTTTAGTAACTTTACTAGAATATTTATGCAATTTATAAATATAGTTTCTTCAGATACTTAATAGTGCTACATATATATTTTGTTTTATAAATTGTTTTATGTTGAATGAATTGTCAAGTGTGTCAAATCGTCACCACGTCATCATCAAAGCCAGTTTTCGGGGAGCAAAAGGACCAAATGTAGATGGGTTTGAGACTTCAGATATTAAGAATTTATGATATGAGAGGTTAAAGACCAAACTTAGAAtttgggaatagttgaagtagtgCCAAAAATTGTTGGATAAATATTAGATGAAAATTTTGGACCAGGTATCTTTGAATTTGGAATAAATTTCTTTGAATTTTTTTCCGTCCTCAAGTTGGACATGTAAGCTTACATGAAGCCTCTAATTTGATTAGAGTGAAGAGGGCACACCCTTACCTGTTGACACCAACAATATTCtttacaattttttttttgtagaacTTTACACAAATGCTCTCCATGTAAATGTGTAACTGAAGGATCAAAGTTGTCAACTAGGAAGGTGGTGCTGGCGGTCGTGGTGTCTGTGtgtgttgggggggggggggtagacgAGTATAAAATTTAGTTAACTTAGTCAATTCTAGGGATAAATAATGTTCTCTTAAAGTAAAACAAGGTGAGCCATCCTATATGAAAAGATTACACTAACAAGTAAGATACAAGCAGTAAAGGCAGGAACAAAATTTACCAAAGATGATGAGTATAAAATTTAATTGATTTAGTAGGTTCTAGGGATAAATAATGTTCTCTTAAAGTAAAACAAGGTGAGCCATCCTATATGAAAAGATTACACTAACAAGTAAGATAGAAGCAATCTAATCTCAAGTAAGGGCAGGCACAAAATTTACCGAAGATGATGCGTATAAAATTTAATTGAATTAGTAAGTTCTAGGGATAAATAATGTTCTCTTAAAGTAAAACAAGGTGAGCCATCCTATATGAAAATATTACACTAACAAGTAAGATACAAGCAATCTAATCTCAAGTAAAGGCAGGAACAAAATTTACCAAAGATGATGAGTATAAAATTTAATTGATTTAGTAGGTTCTAGGGATAAATAATGTTCTCTTAAAGTAAAACAAGGTGGGCCATCCTATATGAAAAGATTACACTAACAAGTAAGATAGAAGCAATCTAATCTCAATTAAAGGCGGGGACAAAATTTACCGAAGATGATGAGTATAAAATATAATTGAATTAGTAAGTTCTAGGGATAAATAATGTTCTCTTAAAGTAAAACAAGGTGAGCTATCCTATATGAAAAGATTACACTAACAAGTAAGATAGAAGCAATCTAATCTAGAGTAAAGGCAGGAACAAAATTTACCAAAGATGACGAAGAGAGCACACGGTGATATTCCCTTGGTTCCTATAACTACACGCTCTTTTCACGGTCATGGCACAAAGTCCACAACGGTCACATGGATTTACTGTGCTTCTCCTTTGAGCTCACCATAAAGTATGAGGTGTAGCATTGTTGGTAGATCTTGAGGCGATCTCCATACCTTCACAAACTCCTTGAGGTAATCAAATGTACACGGTTCTCCACAAACCTAAGAGTAGCATGTAGGTTAAGCTAGCGAAGATAAGTTTTGGCTTACTGGATTCACAGAAATAGATCTTTTCTATATTCCTCACTCAGGTTCAACTTTGAGTGGAGAGATGGAGTATACCGAGCAACTCACATGCATGCATGATGCTAAAATCATTATATTTAGATACAACCTTAAGAAACATTGCATTGTAGAGGTTGTTTCTTAACATACATCACTATCTAGGTCATTGATCCCCACTCCATGCAAACTTTAATTCCTCTTATTAGTACGATTCCATATAACTCAATAAATGCTAAATATGGACTTAAATACATTGTATTTTTATAAACCTTTTGTGTAGAGGCGACCAATCATCAAGCTTAATCATTGTCCGAGACTAATATGTGTTAGCTCGCTTGTAGAACCATTTGTGCTCTGAATCCTCGGTCATTATTAGTGTTGGACATGTCCTTTCAACATTGCATATAGAGGCGAATGTTTTGCTATGAATTTAATGGACTTTGATGAGTTGGTTCCAAGGGGATCCCCAAAGAGCATTCTCATTTGTTTCTAGAAAAACATTCCCATTTATTACAATAAAAAAATCATGTTCTCATGATCAGAACATGAAGAAAGGTGGCATTATACAACTTTTAAATGTGTGCAAATGCAAGCCCACTCGACATCATTGAAGGCGGCCTCACATAGTGCCATAGTGGTATATATGTTTCACGTGTTCCAACCTCGTGCACCCACGCAACTCCCATTTTTTACGGGTAACTCCCATTGATGAGGCCTTTCGTTTGATGATATTAGTAGGACACTCCTGTCGTTCTTCTTCGTATGTCGTGGCCGgtctttgattatcatggataaccACCACTCGACACCTCTTAAGACAAATGTAATTTGATTTATCTCCTCCAATCAGTTGAGTCTCAAGTGGCCATCTTCCTCAAAATGGTTCTATCATACTATGATATTATGAGTCAATCCGATAGAAGAAAAGGAGGAAAATTGAATTCAACATAAAGAAGTGAATGTTCATGGAATTCCGTCATGAGTTATTGGAGTGAGTTTTTTTTTCAATAAATACAAAATATACTCTCTTGAATGGTGGAAGATATTCTAAGATATTTTCTATGGAATATTATTATCTGAAATTTGTACTCCCTTCGATTcgtattacttgatgctaatatagatgtatctagacatattttaatgCAGATTTATCTATTTTAGCATCAAAtaatatggatcagagggagtattatATAATTTAATAAACAGTTTACAAACTTTTTATTATACTTATTTAATTTTTTGAGGAACTTTAAAGTTTTTgagctaattttttttttgagaaactttAAAAGTATTTTCTTCCGTGAGGAGGACTAGCTGAAGCTAGGCCGCAGCCCCGTAGGTGATGAATGGCCATCACATAGCAGAAAAGCCTTTCCAGTCTCCACCTCCTTCTGCTCTTCGGTGCCGGCGAGTCGCAACTCCACCGCTCTCGCCGGAAGTGCCTCCTCCTCTTATGCCACGGAACTCCGCCGCACGCTCGCTTCCAGCCTCCTGTAGGTCGCAACTCCACCGCTCTCGCCGCAAGCCCGGAAGTGCCTCCTCCTCCACGTGCTCGCCGCTGGAATCTACCCATCGGACGTCCTCAGGCCGTTCGGCGAAATGCCGACCCGAATGTCCTTTCTTGGACCACGGCCGCAGCTGTAGAGAAGCTGGGTCAAGCTCGTAAATCAGGCTTTGGACGCGTTTTCACGAGTACTTCTATACGCCGGAGGGTGATCTGGAATGCGAGGCCCCTGGTTTCCTGGCCGTGTGAATGCCTCGACATGGTACGTAGGTGCTTCTGAATTCTGACCACCATTCCTGTCGTTGTACATTTTAAACATGGTAGTCGATTAGTCATATTACATTCAGAAATTTTCATGCATTCCATTCAACACTTTGGACCAACCAAACATTTGTTGTATCACCTCCGAGGCTCCAACTCTGGTGGTTTCAACATAAAAGAAAAAGCTCTGGTGGTTTCTTAAATCAACCGATCCGAAGCAAACAGATGGAAGCACTTATGTTGATTTTTATGTTGATTTTTTTCCTATGATTGTGGAACTTTTTTCCCATTGAAAGAAAGACGATTTTTAATGATAACTTACGGCTCAAAATGGCAATCGGCAACCTGTTAGGCTTACAAAACAAACTCGAAGATTATCAGAACTAGTAGTTCTAGAGAAACTGAAAATGTCACAAATACACCAGGCACAAAAATACAAGATTGTCTATCATATGTAGTTCATCGTATCTTCTGATCTTTACATTTGCTGGTCAGCGTCTACACTGGCGAGACAGGATACTATTTCCATGATAGTGGGTCTCCTGAATTGATCATGATCAACACACTTGCAAGCGGTTTCGAGCACCTTCAGCATTTGTTCTTCATACCCTGCTCCTCGAAGTGTTGGATCCAGGACCTCAACCTGTCTACCCTCAGAGCTCATCTGTAGGACCCATGGGACAAGTTCTTCTGATGTAGACAGTACTGGAACAGGTCGCTTCCCCGTGAGCAGCTCAAGCATGACTACTCCAAAACTGTATATATCACCTCTCAATGTTGCGACCCATGCTTGCCCATACTCGGGGGGAATGTAACCCATAGTGCCGACCAGCTCAGTTATGACATGAGTTTGGTTGGGATGGAGCAATCTGGCTAGCCCAAAATCTGCAACATAAGCTTTATATTGTTTGTCCAATATGATGCTGCTGGATTTGATGTCACGGTGGACAATATGAGGCTTGCAGACATCATGAATATAAGAAAGACCCGGGCTTGCTTCTTTCATGATCTTGAGCCGCACTGGCCAGTCAAGAAAATGATCTAGTATTATCATCCCTGTTATGGAACCGATCATCTAGGCTGCCATTCTCCATATAGGAATATATGAGGAGCCTTAAGTTTCCCTGGATGCAGTACCCCAGAGTGGTACAAGATTTTCATTCTGTGCCATGGACAGTGCATTCACCTCTGCACTGAACACTAGCTATCGTAGTCCGACGGGAGCAAATCGACGGACCGATTCCCTACCGTCCATCTTTGCTTCATCTGATGGCCCACAAATAGCTTGATTCATCACCAAAAAAAGGACATTTATTCCCGCACTATGCCAGCCAGGTTACCCCAAATCACGCTGCTAGTTTAAGGATGGCTTTGGCTTCTTCCCTGAATCAAGGACCACGGCCGCAGCTGTAGAGAAGCTGGGTCAAGCTCGTAAATCAGGATATGGACGCGTTTTCACGAGTACTTGTATACGGCGGAGGGCAGGGTGATCTTGAATGCGTGGCCCTTGATTTCCTGGCCGTGTGAATGCCTCGACATGGTACGTAGGTGCTTCTGATCACCACTCCCATCGTTATACATTTAAAACATGGTAGTCCACTAGTCGTATTACATTCAGAATTTCTCATGCCATTCCATTGAACTCTTGGACCAACCAAACATTTGTTGTATCACCTCCAAGGCTCCAACTCTGGTGGTTTCAACATAAAAGAAAAAGCCCTGGTGGTTTCTTAAATCAACCGATCTGAAGCAAACAGGTGGAAGCACATAGTACACAGGGAAAATAATACGATCGTTTCTTATGTTGATTTTTTCCCCATGATTGTGGAACCTTTTTCCCATTGAAAGCAAGACGATTTTTAATGATAACTACCGGCTCAAAATGGCAATTGGCAACCTGTTAGGCTTACAAAACGAACTCAAAGATTATCAGAAGTAGTAGTTCTAGAGAAACCGAAAATGTCACAAGTACACCGTGCACAAAAATACAAGGTTATCTATCATATGTAGTTCATCGTATCTTCAGTGATCTTTACATCTGCTTGTCAGTGTCTACACTGCTGAGGCAGGAGACTATTTCCATGATAGCGGGCCTCCTGAATTGATCATGATCAACACACTTGCAAGCGGTTTCGAGCACCTTCAGCATTTGTTCTTCATACCCTCCTCCTTGAAGTGTTGGGTCCAGGACCTCAATTTGTCTTCCCTCAGAGCTCATCTGTAGGACCCATGGGACAAGTTCTTCTGATGTAGACAGTACTGGAACAGGTCGCCTCCCTGTGAGCAGCTCAAGCAGGACTACTCCAAAACTGTATATATCACCTCTCAATGTTGCGATCCATGCTTGCCCATACTCGGGAGGAATGTAACCCATAGTGCCGACCAGCTCAGTTGTGACATGAGTTTGGTTGGGAAGGAGCAATCTGGCTAGCCCAAAATCTGCAATATAAGCTTTAAATTCTTTGTCCAGTAGGATGTTACTGGATTTGATGTCACGGTGGACAATATGAGGCTTGCagtcatcatggatatatgagaggCCCAGGCCTGCTCCTTGTGCGATCTTAAGCCGCATTGGCCAGTCAAGAAATGAGCTAGCATCATCATCCCTGTTATGGAGCCAATCATCCAGGCTACCATTCTCCATGTAGGAATATAGGAGGAGCCTTGAGTTTCCCTGGATGCAGTAACCCCAGAGTGGTACAATGTTTTCATGCTGTGCCATGGAGAGTACATCAACCTCTGCACTGAACTCCCTTCCCATCAGACACATTTCACCATTGAGCTTTTTGATTGCCAGCTTGGAGCCATTATTTAGCTCTGCCTTGTAGACTAATCCATAACCTCCACATCCAATGATGTTTGCCTTGTCAAAGTTGTTCGTAGCTTTCAAGATGTCAGCAAATTTAAGCTCGTTTTCTTCTCCGTCGCTTTGTGGTACCCGCATCACCACTAATGTTTCCTCTGAACTAGAGTAGAATGAAATTGATTCAGCATCTTGGTTATTCTCCATTCTATCTTTTGTTGTAGTGCCCTTTGTCCTGATTAAAACAATGAGACGCCCCAGCAACAAAAGAACAGCAATGACTTCAATGAACATGCCAAATGCGATTGAAAAAACATTCTTCTTATCTCGATGTTTTGTGTATGatggaggtattgaagttgaaccACATTTGTGAGTGAGCATAGATCCACACAGCTTTGGATTCCCATCGAAACTAGAATTCTGAAATGTATTAAACTGGCCTCCTGATGGAGTATGCCCTTCTAGGTCATTGTTAGAAACATTGAATGCTGAAAGAAAATTCAGGCTATTCAATGCAGCTGGCATATCACCTGTGAGATTGTTGCTAGACAAGTCTAGCACCTGCAGTTTTGTGAGATTGCATATCGATTCTGGTATCTGTCCTGTCAAGTGATTGAAGCTGAAATTGACTGAACTGAGGGCTTTCAACTGACCGATATCCAATGGTATCTCTCCACTGAATTTATTGTTGCTTAGATCTAGCATTTTAGGGAGTGCAGCGGGTATAAAGTATTGAAGTGACGGACCATTGTAAACAGGAAGCTTGAAGACCCTTGGGTCCAAATTAGCTTGAGCCTTTCCTGACTTTAGCATTGGCATATCCATCAGTGCTTTTGGAATTTCTCCTGTAAGGTTGTTGTTTGATATATCTAGATAGAAGAGGTATTTAAGGGTTTCTATCCATGCTGGTATTGATCCATTGAGTTGATTGCCAGATAAGACTAACATTTCTAAATCTGCTAGCTCTGATATCCAAAGAGGTATTTTCCCAAACAATGTGCAATCTGAGATGTCCAAAACCTGAAGTTTCTCAAAACCACTAATCTTGTCGTCCTCTAGCAGGAGCTCTCTCCTAAAGTTCTGCCCGATAAACAGGGTGGTAAGGTTTTTGCAGCCCTGAAGGATCCGAAGTGCATGTGTGATGTTTTCGAAATAATTTTTAGCAAGTGAGAGGAAGGTGAGGTACTTCAGATCAACTAtccttggtgaaagctgcccatctAAGTTGTTTCCAGACAGCCGCAGTGCAGTAAGATTGCTGCAAGAGTATATACTTTCTGGAATTGTGCCAGAGAAGTTGTTGTACAGAAGGTCTAATGTTTTCAGATTGGGCAGATTGGAGAAATTGACCTTGGCAAGGATTCCACTGAAATGATTGCTCTTGAGGTCAATTGTTATAAGATTTGTGCTGTTGCTTAGAGCTGATGGGAGCTCCCCGAACATGTTGTTGTGGTCCAAATGGAGCTCCTGCAATTTCTTGAGCTCACCTACAGAATATGGAATATGGCCACTGAAGCTATTCTCTCCAAGATCAAGGGTAGCCAGATTTCGGAGGTTGATTATGCGTGCACCATCAAGTACCCCATGTAAATCATTGTTAGGAAAAGAGAGGTACTCTAGTGCGGTAGCATTGAATATATCAGCTGGGAGTCCCCCACTGAGGTTGTTGTGGCCGGCCTTGAGCACTTTCAGCATGGAGCAATTACCAAATCCTGGAGGGATGCTGCCACTGAAATGGTTGAGACAAAGCTCAAGCATAACAAACGATGGCGAGCTGTTGCAGATATGAGCTGGTATGTTCCCAGTGAAGCTGTTGTTGCTGGCGTTGAGGGCAACCAGATTGTTCATGACCTCCCATGTGGTGGATGGAAACCGTCCTGTAAATAAGTTGCTTGAGATATTCAGTACCTGCAAAGGCCGAGAAGGGGTCGAAGATGCCAGATCATGCAGTTCTCCATCCAGACGGTTGAAGCTAACGTCAATGACAAGGATATTGCCGGAGGACAGCAACTCCAGCGGCAAAGCACCGGACAGCGTGTTGTGGGAGAGGTTGAGGTGCTGCAGTCCAGTGAGGTTCCCAAGAGACGGAGAGAGGCGCCCTTCAAGGTGCCTTGAGGCCAGCGAGATATTGGTGACCGTCCTGTTTGGGCTGCAGGTGATCCCTTTCCACTTACAGCAATCCATGCTATCCTTCCATGAGGCAGCGAGGCCACCATGGTGTGAGAGTCCTGCTAGGAACTGGAGAAGGGAGCGCTGCTCCTGCTCCGTGCAGGAGCTGGTGGGAGAGGCAAAGGAGATCAGCAGCACAAGAGAAAGGCCAAGCAAAGGTATGTGCAATTTCTTGCTCTGTGTCTTCTTTGAAAACTGGAGTGTCTGCATGGTTTCCTGGTGAAACTAGCACGGAAACCGGAGCTTATGCTGTGCCCTGACTGTATGAAGCATCAATGGTGGTTTAATCATGAAAGAGCATTTTTCCCAAAAAAGGAAATCATGAAACCGCATGAGGGCACAGAAAGATCGTTGCTCCCATTTTGTTTTGTTCCTTGCAGTCGTAGTCATCACAAAGAAAGAAGTGGTAGGTTCACACTTCGCACTATGACGTTTCACTCAGGCTGCCAGCTATAATCGGCTGACAAGTCAATTTCCCCGAATACTTACTGCATGCCAGATTACCTGACCTGGCACCACTTCTCTTACCGGCTTCTCGAAACAAATCTGACCTTTCCCTACTAATACTGACCAGAAATATCACTTCTTGATGCATCCTTTGGTGAACAGGAAAGGGTGCACATTCGAGAAAGGAACAGTTGGTGAAGATTTGTGAAGATACCTCGGGGAGATAGTACTCGGGGAGATCATACCGAAAGGCGTTTGGGATTGAGAGCAATTATAATGGTTTCAGTCAGTGTGTTGGATAAGGCCGAGTGGAGGGCAAGAACTTTGACAGAAAAAAATTGGAAGGCAAGAAGAAGTGCAGTTTTAGTTTAATGGACGGGTGATCTGTGCTCTCTTCCATCCTCTTGACTCGAGGCGTTTACTTGCCCTTATCAAGCGAGCTTGCCTGATGTTTACGTCTGCTGCTGTTTTCCATTCTCCATGGCTCCACTAGCGCACTATTATGGACCTTTGCCTTATGGCAATCATCTGAATTAAGTGGCTGTTGAAGTGAACAGGAAACACCGTGTTGCCACACTAGGAAATAGCAGCGCAACAGGGGAGTGCTCGTGCCAATCGAGTACCTAGTATGTCCAGCGATGTAGTATCAGACTGGATATGCTGAACCAGATGATCCGAGGACCTGGATACTACGTTGACACATTCACAAGAGAGCGAGCACACATATGGTTTCTCGCTCGGATCAATGTTCCGATACATCCCATTCCTAATCCAGTGACGGTACCTGACAACGCTATCGACCCACAGTCCTCTCATCCTCAATTCCTCATATGCACTCTCCCACTGACAAATCACAAATGTGAGTGTGCTAGCCTCCACCATTCCAGTCGGGTGTTGGTTTTTATATGGAGATTGGTTATTTATGAATGGACCAACCAAAACAATGACTCCCGATCTCATAGTACTGTATTATCACAATCGAAGCACCAGCCCGATGTGTATATCTATTGCAACAAGCACACAATTTTACACGGCTTGCAGGTGGACAATGCGGGAACATGGTGCACGTTGCTCTAGTCACGAGCATATACACGTGCTAGTTTTAAAAAGTAGTGTCAGTATTATTTTCGCCGAGTTTAATCTAGATAGACATTTGTAGAAATTTAAAAGGTAAGAAAAAGGCAACGAATGTACTTGTAAAACATTGCTATGAACTATGTACCCTTGTCCTCGTTGTCCGTAGGAATTATAAATCAAACACCTTGGCTCTGGAGTATAATCTTCAATCGGATAAGGA includes the following:
- the LOC127308293 gene encoding tyrosine-sulfated glycopeptide receptor 1, with the translated sequence MQTLQFSKKTQSKKLHIPLLGLSLVLLISFASPTSSCTEQEQRSLLQFLAGLSHHGGLAASWKDSMDCCKWKGITCSPNRTVTNISLASRHLEGRLSPSLGNLTGLQHLNLSHNTLSGALPLELLSSGNILVIDVSFNRLDGELHDLASSTPSRPLQVLNISSNLFTGRFPSTTWEVMNNLVALNASNNSFTGNIPAHICNSSPSFVMLELCLNHFSGSIPPGFGNCSMLKVLKAGHNNLSGGLPADIFNATALEYLSFPNNDLHGVLDGARIINLRNLATLDLGENSFSGHIPYSVGELKKLQELHLDHNNMFGELPSALSNSTNLITIDLKSNHFSGILAKVNFSNLPNLKTLDLLYNNFSGTIPESIYSCSNLTALRLSGNNLDGQLSPRIVDLKYLTFLSLAKNYFENITHALRILQGCKNLTTLFIGQNFRRELLLEDDKISGFEKLQVLDISDCTLFGKIPLWISELADLEMLVLSGNQLNGSIPAWIETLKYLFYLDISNNNLTGEIPKALMDMPMLKSGKAQANLDPRVFKLPVYNGPSLQYFIPAALPKMLDLSNNKFSGEIPLDIGQLKALSSVNFSFNHLTGQIPESICNLTKLQVLDLSSNNLTGDMPAALNSLNFLSAFNVSNNDLEGHTPSGGQFNTFQNSSFDGNPKLCGSMLTHKCGSTSIPPSYTKHRDKKNVFSIAFGMFIEVIAVLLLLGRLIVLIRTKGTTTKDRMENNQDAESISFYSSSEETLVVMRVPQSDGEENELKFADILKATNNFDKANIIGCGGYGLVYKAELNNGSKLAIKKLNGEMCLMGREFSAEVDVLSMAQHENIVPLWGYCIQGNSRLLLYSYMENGSLDDWLHNRDDDASSFLDWPMRLKIAQGAGLGLSYIHDDCKPHIVHRDIKSSNILLDKEFKAYIADFGLARLLLPNQTHVTTELVGTMGYIPPEYGQAWIATLRGDIYSFGVVLLELLTGRRPVPVLSTSEELVPWVLQMSSEGRQIEVLDPTLQGGGYEEQMLKVLETACKCVDHDQFRRPAIMEIVSCLSSVDTDKQM